A single genomic interval of Aureliella helgolandensis harbors:
- a CDS encoding SDR family NAD(P)-dependent oxidoreductase, whose protein sequence is MHRENLERSGPMPVAVITGSSSGIGRETALEFARNGYSVLLHAHRNVAGLQETANRIRALPSPRDADTLEARLRCITSDIACPAACRSLVQAAFAWQGSVDVWVNNAGADVLTGSSSSQPFEERLQLLLNVDVCGTIRLCRLVCQELADRSITGGSITNIGWDQASLGMEGEPGQLFCTTKSAIESFSRALAMSVAPRVRVNCVCPGWIQTSWGVEQASDYWAQRATNESLLQRWGTPQDVACCIRWLASSDAAFINGQSIAVNGGRRFSAPPTRES, encoded by the coding sequence ATGCACCGTGAAAACTTGGAGCGGAGTGGTCCCATGCCGGTTGCCGTCATTACTGGAAGTTCGTCGGGCATCGGCCGGGAAACGGCGCTCGAGTTTGCTAGGAACGGATACTCGGTCCTACTGCATGCCCATCGAAACGTGGCCGGGCTCCAAGAGACGGCGAATCGGATTCGAGCGCTGCCCTCTCCACGCGACGCAGATACTCTTGAAGCTAGGCTGCGCTGCATAACTTCTGACATCGCTTGCCCAGCGGCTTGCCGAAGTCTGGTCCAAGCCGCTTTTGCTTGGCAGGGGAGCGTCGATGTTTGGGTGAACAACGCCGGTGCCGATGTCCTGACCGGCTCCTCATCGAGCCAGCCCTTCGAAGAACGCTTGCAGTTGCTACTTAATGTCGACGTCTGCGGTACGATTCGCCTCTGTCGCCTCGTGTGTCAAGAACTCGCCGATCGCTCCATCACGGGCGGATCCATCACCAATATCGGCTGGGACCAAGCGAGTCTGGGGATGGAAGGGGAACCAGGGCAGCTCTTTTGTACGACTAAATCTGCGATCGAATCCTTCAGCCGCGCCTTGGCCATGTCTGTCGCCCCACGGGTTCGAGTGAACTGCGTCTGCCCGGGCTGGATCCAGACTAGCTGGGGTGTCGAGCAAGCGTCCGACTACTGGGCTCAACGCGCCACCAACGAATCGTTGCTCCAGCGTTGGGGAACTCCGCAGGATGTAGCCTGCTGCATCCGCTGGCTGGCCTCCTCCGACGCAGCCTTCATCAACGGGCAGTCGATTGCGGTCAACGGAGGACGCCGATTTTCCGCCCCTCCCACCAGGGAATCTTAG
- a CDS encoding sigma-54-dependent transcriptional regulator, with product MGSERAIRILVADDEPLYLRTTGALLRKEGFECVCVANGELALSELNAQPFDLILSDLNMPGNFQLELLKQGRESWPRVPLIVITGVPSLPTAIESLRLGIADYLLKPVKYGDLLASIRRVLATSAHGRSDLADQAEMHPDDQEDASGPNVFHDVIGESPCMLEIFDVVSRVARTNASVLITGESGTGKEVLARSLHAASRRASHRLQIIDCTAIPETLFESVLFGHRKGSFTGAVNDQNGLLGMSDQGTVFFDEIGELPTELQAKLLRVIQEQTYTPVGMQVPIQIDTRFVCATNRDLEMEVNARRFRRDLFYRLAVVHIELPPLRERQGDVRLLADHFLKLLRPAGSKITGFTEAVLESFERYSWPGNIRELRNVVERGLVLTRGEQIDVADLPHSFQKSVSIEHAIAGDSGRGELGQVEPEQATLHAVMEGAEMRYLRMLLEEQQGNVSQAAVQAGMSRQGLHKLLKKHGINAAEFRK from the coding sequence ATGGGTAGTGAGCGGGCAATTCGAATTTTGGTGGCGGATGACGAACCGTTGTATTTGCGGACGACCGGAGCGCTGTTGCGCAAAGAGGGGTTCGAGTGTGTGTGCGTGGCAAATGGCGAGTTGGCCTTGTCGGAGCTCAACGCACAGCCCTTTGACTTAATCCTGTCTGATCTCAACATGCCCGGCAACTTTCAGCTTGAGCTGCTCAAGCAGGGGCGCGAGTCGTGGCCACGGGTTCCGTTAATCGTAATTACGGGCGTCCCCTCGTTGCCGACGGCTATTGAGAGTCTGAGGTTGGGGATCGCCGACTATCTGCTGAAACCCGTCAAGTACGGAGATCTGCTGGCGAGTATTCGTCGGGTGCTAGCCACCTCGGCTCACGGACGCTCTGATTTAGCGGATCAAGCTGAAATGCACCCAGATGACCAAGAGGACGCTTCGGGGCCTAACGTATTTCACGATGTGATTGGGGAAAGCCCCTGCATGTTGGAGATCTTTGATGTCGTGTCGCGCGTGGCACGCACCAACGCCAGCGTCTTGATAACCGGGGAGAGTGGCACTGGAAAGGAAGTCTTGGCCCGTAGCCTCCATGCAGCAAGCCGGCGAGCAAGTCACCGGTTGCAGATTATCGACTGCACTGCCATCCCCGAGACCCTCTTTGAATCGGTGCTGTTCGGGCACCGCAAAGGCTCATTTACAGGAGCCGTCAACGACCAAAACGGCCTGCTTGGGATGAGCGACCAAGGAACGGTGTTCTTTGATGAAATCGGTGAGCTCCCGACCGAATTGCAGGCCAAACTGCTGCGGGTCATCCAGGAGCAGACGTACACACCCGTAGGGATGCAGGTTCCCATTCAAATCGATACCCGATTTGTGTGTGCGACGAATCGAGATTTGGAAATGGAAGTCAATGCCCGGCGATTCCGACGCGATCTGTTCTACCGTTTGGCCGTGGTCCATATTGAACTCCCCCCGTTGCGTGAGCGGCAGGGAGATGTCCGCTTGCTGGCCGATCACTTTCTGAAACTGCTGCGTCCAGCGGGGTCTAAGATTACAGGATTCACCGAGGCAGTGCTGGAAAGTTTTGAAAGGTATTCCTGGCCCGGCAACATTCGGGAACTGAGGAATGTGGTCGAACGGGGATTGGTGTTGACGCGAGGTGAGCAAATCGACGTTGCCGACTTGCCCCACTCGTTCCAGAAAAGTGTCTCCATCGAGCACGCGATTGCTGGCGATTCCGGGCGGGGCGAGCTAGGGCAAGTCGAGCCAGAGCAAGCCACTCTGCATGCTGTCATGGAAGGGGCGGAAATGCGCTATTTGCGGATGTTGCTTGAGGAGCAGCAGGGGAATGTATCCCAGGCGGCCGTTCAGGCAGGTATGTCACGGCAGGGGTTGCACAAGTTGCTCAAGAAGCATGGTATCAACGCCGCAGAGTTCCGTAAGTAG
- a CDS encoding sensor histidine kinase has protein sequence MDVRTDALSDAAFRAVANCTYDWESWHAPDGKLVWVNPAVERITGYSQEECLMMEDYPLPMTALSDRPRIAEMLNQARAGTSHNHLEYRLVHRNGQTHWMAVSWQPMHSQQGVHLGFRTSVRDITERIHMREQLRLHAEHLEQLVQERTARIGQLEKQRRQMEKLAALGQLAAGVAHEINNPLAGIRNAFELIKVDFSSQDDQYELLELIDREIERMSSIVHQMYQLYRRNPQPPNEFSFQRIISEVSYLLQSNARQHQVHLDVELENDPQLVLLPEGEVKQILYNLMGNAIHASPSGEKVSVTVAYDSKSVCVQVTDRGSGIGHNVLPHIFDPFFSTKGNDPRSGMGLGLSVSRSLIEAMGGSIEVDTKLGSGSRFLATFPLRIDSNWGASDG, from the coding sequence ATGGATGTAAGGACTGATGCGCTTAGCGACGCAGCCTTTCGTGCGGTCGCCAACTGCACCTATGATTGGGAGAGTTGGCACGCCCCGGATGGAAAGCTGGTATGGGTCAATCCGGCCGTGGAACGCATTACAGGATACAGCCAGGAAGAGTGTTTGATGATGGAAGATTATCCATTGCCGATGACGGCGCTGAGTGATCGACCACGCATTGCTGAGATGCTCAACCAAGCCAGAGCGGGAACCTCGCACAACCATTTAGAATATCGGTTGGTGCATCGAAATGGTCAGACGCACTGGATGGCTGTTTCCTGGCAGCCGATGCATAGCCAGCAGGGAGTTCACTTAGGATTTCGCACCAGCGTTCGAGACATTACTGAACGCATCCACATGCGCGAGCAGCTGCGGTTGCACGCCGAGCATTTGGAACAGCTGGTTCAAGAGCGTACGGCGCGGATTGGGCAACTGGAAAAACAGCGTCGTCAGATGGAAAAACTGGCGGCTTTAGGTCAGTTGGCAGCTGGGGTTGCCCACGAAATCAACAATCCGTTGGCGGGCATTCGCAACGCATTTGAGCTCATCAAAGTCGATTTTTCATCACAGGATGATCAATATGAATTGTTGGAATTAATCGACCGCGAAATTGAACGCATGAGTTCCATTGTGCACCAAATGTATCAGCTGTATCGACGCAATCCTCAACCGCCCAATGAGTTTTCGTTTCAACGCATCATTTCTGAAGTCAGCTATTTGTTGCAGAGCAATGCCCGACAGCATCAAGTTCATCTGGACGTGGAGCTGGAGAACGACCCCCAGCTCGTTTTGCTACCTGAAGGCGAAGTGAAGCAGATACTCTACAACCTCATGGGCAATGCAATCCACGCCTCACCGTCGGGTGAAAAAGTGTCGGTGACGGTGGCTTACGATTCGAAATCGGTGTGTGTGCAAGTTACCGATCGCGGAAGCGGCATCGGACACAATGTGCTTCCTCATATCTTTGATCCCTTTTTTAGTACCAAGGGGAATGATCCTCGATCGGGAATGGGGCTTGGTCTGTCCGTCTCGCGAAGTCTGATCGAAGCCATGGGCGGCAGCATTGAGGTCGATACGAAGTTGGGATCAGGCTCGCGCTTCTTGGCGACATTCCCATTGCGCATTGACTCGAATTGGGGGGCATCCGATGGGTAG
- the nhaA gene encoding Na+/H+ antiporter NhaA — MVGPLRRFLNIEASSGVVLMFCTLVAVVAANSPLSEWYLGLWNTEIGFSFADFEFRHSLKHWINDGLMAIFFFVIGLEVRREVVLGELRDLRQAALPIAAAVGGMVVPAGIYMAMHVGQPSMRGWGVPMATDIAFVVGCLAILGPRVPHNLRILLLSLAIVDDIGAIVVIAIGYTSDLDLSWLVVASVGIVIVHLLMRVGVRRIPVYCAVAAWVWFAVHESGVHATLAGVMLGLMTPARAYLSAGAFRKLLRRVGKIFEGDGWESRRHRADTVRSMQNVTRETISPLEYLETTLHPWTSFVIMPLFALANAGVPLQLTDLNHPIAIAIVVGLVLGKPLGIVLFSWLAIQIGVARLPGDLNWKMLSAAGFLAGIGFTMSLFIAGLAFGEQGLDTAKVGVLAGSAIAVTLGMGLLWRTLPKPVERL; from the coding sequence TTGGTCGGACCGTTGCGGAGATTCTTGAATATTGAAGCTTCCAGTGGCGTTGTGTTGATGTTCTGCACGTTGGTGGCGGTTGTGGCTGCGAACTCTCCACTCTCGGAGTGGTATTTGGGGCTATGGAACACGGAGATTGGATTTTCGTTTGCAGATTTTGAATTTCGCCACTCACTGAAGCACTGGATCAATGATGGATTGATGGCGATCTTTTTCTTCGTCATTGGACTGGAGGTTCGTCGCGAAGTGGTCTTGGGGGAGTTGCGAGATCTTCGGCAGGCTGCTCTTCCCATTGCGGCAGCAGTAGGTGGCATGGTTGTCCCAGCAGGTATCTACATGGCTATGCATGTTGGCCAACCGTCGATGCGGGGCTGGGGGGTACCGATGGCCACCGACATTGCGTTTGTGGTTGGATGTTTGGCAATTCTGGGACCTCGCGTTCCACACAATCTGCGAATCTTGCTGTTGTCCTTGGCAATTGTTGACGATATTGGTGCGATTGTGGTCATTGCGATTGGCTACACCAGTGATCTAGATCTGAGTTGGTTGGTGGTGGCAAGTGTTGGGATCGTGATTGTGCACTTGCTGATGCGTGTTGGTGTTCGTCGAATTCCGGTCTACTGCGCTGTCGCGGCTTGGGTCTGGTTTGCCGTGCACGAATCGGGAGTTCATGCCACGCTGGCGGGCGTGATGCTAGGCCTGATGACGCCAGCCCGCGCGTATCTTTCGGCCGGGGCGTTTCGCAAGCTACTGCGACGCGTGGGTAAGATCTTTGAAGGAGACGGATGGGAGTCGCGGAGGCATCGTGCCGACACCGTGCGGAGTATGCAAAATGTCACGCGCGAGACAATCTCTCCACTGGAGTATTTGGAAACGACGCTGCATCCTTGGACCAGCTTTGTCATCATGCCACTCTTTGCGCTGGCAAACGCGGGGGTTCCGTTGCAACTGACCGACCTGAACCATCCCATTGCGATTGCAATCGTGGTGGGACTCGTGCTCGGTAAGCCGCTGGGCATCGTATTATTCAGTTGGCTGGCCATCCAGATTGGCGTAGCGCGGTTGCCGGGGGATTTGAATTGGAAGATGCTATCGGCAGCCGGATTTTTGGCCGGTATCGGGTTTACCATGTCGCTGTTCATCGCAGGCCTAGCCTTTGGTGAGCAAGGGCTTGATACCGCTAAGGTGGGTGTGCTGGCTGGTTCGGCAATTGCCGTTACACTCGGCATGGGCCTGTTGTGGCGGACCCTTCCCAAACCTGTTGAGAGGCTATGA
- the rnk gene encoding nucleoside diphosphate kinase regulator has product MAQQKIIVTENDCRRLERLLRGNVAQAIDTKKYIRDLCDELTRAEVVSSDKVPQDVITMNSTVVLRDLETDELETYTLVYPEEANIAEGKLSVLAPIGTAILGYREGDLVNWHVPSGTSQLRIEELVFQPERTGVLHL; this is encoded by the coding sequence ATGGCACAGCAAAAAATCATCGTGACAGAGAATGACTGCCGTCGCTTAGAACGACTGCTGCGTGGGAATGTTGCACAAGCGATCGACACCAAGAAGTATATCCGCGATTTGTGCGATGAATTGACAAGGGCGGAGGTGGTCTCAAGCGACAAAGTACCGCAGGACGTCATTACCATGAACTCTACTGTAGTGCTCCGAGACTTGGAGACGGACGAGTTGGAGACGTATACATTGGTCTACCCTGAAGAGGCTAATATTGCCGAGGGAAAACTCTCTGTTCTGGCACCAATTGGGACGGCGATTCTAGGCTATCGCGAAGGGGATTTAGTCAATTGGCATGTGCCGAGTGGAACGAGTCAACTGAGAATTGAAGAGTTAGTCTTTCAACCCGAGCGGACTGGCGTGCTCCACCTTTAA
- a CDS encoding c-type heme family protein: MPDYFAMKNHLPNLSIWLLSFATLTALMQFRYLRESPSTFTLPTQVAVQSELEVEVTKQRQSNTPATLTAARWRARALHEAFHGALQVMHRDFFDDETSHTIPSQSLEDVFEELANSYDVRLRWLAVNADALNADHKPQNEFEQAAVRALAKGLPEYEALTATHFQFAGAVRLSSTCLKCHVPRRTSTEDRIAGLVITMPIPEDLSPPHSSKTRD; the protein is encoded by the coding sequence GTGCCGGACTACTTTGCCATGAAAAATCACTTGCCCAACCTTTCCATTTGGCTGCTGAGCTTCGCGACGCTCACCGCGCTGATGCAATTCCGGTATCTACGGGAGTCTCCCTCTACGTTTACGTTGCCAACCCAGGTTGCAGTTCAATCAGAATTGGAGGTTGAAGTCACGAAACAGCGACAGAGCAATACCCCCGCCACGCTCACCGCGGCGCGGTGGCGAGCCCGAGCACTTCACGAAGCCTTTCATGGAGCGTTACAAGTCATGCATCGCGACTTCTTTGATGACGAGACGAGCCATACCATTCCGTCACAATCGCTGGAAGATGTTTTCGAAGAGCTGGCAAATTCATACGATGTTCGTCTGCGTTGGTTGGCGGTCAATGCCGATGCACTGAACGCCGACCACAAACCTCAAAATGAGTTTGAACAAGCGGCGGTACGCGCCCTGGCGAAGGGGCTGCCCGAGTACGAAGCTCTCACCGCAACCCATTTCCAATTCGCCGGAGCGGTGCGGCTCTCCTCCACCTGCCTTAAATGTCATGTCCCTCGCCGCACAAGCACCGAAGATCGCATCGCTGGCCTGGTCATCACCATGCCCATTCCAGAGGACTTGAGTCCTCCTCACTCTAGCAAGACCCGAGATTGA
- a CDS encoding DinB family protein: protein MSHSKLLEDYAAGPQLLKRAVSNMTPEQIDASPIPDQWSTRQVICHIADFEPVYVDRITRVLVENRPTFFGGDPDQFAAKLHYQQRDLEHELQFIEVTRRHLLGILRQANQADFQRVGLHSEAGPMTVEQLLSNISGHIQHHVKFIDQKRQALQ, encoded by the coding sequence ATGTCCCATTCAAAACTGCTCGAAGACTATGCTGCTGGACCGCAGCTGTTGAAACGTGCCGTGTCGAATATGACACCAGAACAAATCGACGCGTCCCCCATTCCCGACCAATGGTCCACGCGTCAAGTCATCTGTCACATCGCTGATTTTGAACCCGTTTACGTGGATCGCATCACACGTGTTCTAGTCGAGAACCGCCCCACCTTCTTTGGAGGTGATCCCGACCAGTTTGCGGCCAAGCTACACTATCAGCAGCGCGACCTCGAGCACGAATTGCAGTTCATCGAAGTGACTCGACGACACTTGCTCGGTATCCTACGCCAGGCGAATCAGGCAGACTTCCAGAGAGTGGGCTTGCATAGCGAAGCTGGCCCCATGACGGTGGAACAATTACTCAGTAATATCTCTGGTCACATTCAGCACCATGTAAAATTTATCGACCAAAAACGACAAGCTCTCCAGTAG
- a CDS encoding SulP family inorganic anion transporter, protein MFTPSNIARDTTSALVVFLVALPLCLGIALASGAPLFSGLVSGIVGGIVVGLLSGSHTSVSGPAAGLTAVVAAQIAGLGSFNAFLLAVVVGGVIQIGLGIARAGALSAFFPSSVIKGLLAAIGVILILKQIPHLLGHDSDPDGEMSFAQPDEHNTFSEIGTLFTGDLHIGATIIGLASIALLLAWGRFTIFKKSNIPAPLVVVIFGVGLQMLFSRLGGVWSVDAGHLVQIPVAESFRELTGFLQFPDFREILNPAIYVAGVTIAVVASLETLLNLEAADKIDTRRRNSPPNRELLAQGCGNVVAGLVGGIPVTSVIVRSSVNVNSGANSKLSAIMHGIFLLICVVMFPVYLNLIPLSALAAILLVTGFKLASPKLFSQMWAEGRYQFVPFIVTLVSIVFTDLLIGIVIGLIVSVLFILNSNLRHPLRRIVEKHASGEVIRVELSNQVSFLNRGALDKLLSSAEPGTQLLIDATHSDYIDPDVLSLIRDYKENAGPARRVSVSLRGFRDKYKLNDELQFADYSTRELQDRVTPQQVLEILRAGNDRFHTDSRLSRDLGSQVGATAAGQNPLAVVLSCIDSRVPVELVFDLGIGDVFSVRVAGNVIGTKSLGSIEYGVTVAGAKLVVVLGHTRCGAVTSAVHLLADPTSSIPEGCQNLHSIVDEINHSVSVDECEHATQLSESECESFVDEVARRNIQRIVEQITQRSAAMQTAVDSGKVLIVGALYDVKTGKIDFLANDPPAESKAERTLTS, encoded by the coding sequence ATGTTTACTCCCTCCAATATTGCGCGAGATACGACCTCCGCTTTGGTCGTATTTCTAGTTGCATTGCCACTCTGTTTGGGAATTGCACTCGCCTCGGGAGCGCCCCTGTTCTCTGGCTTGGTCTCTGGGATTGTCGGTGGAATTGTGGTGGGGCTCCTGAGTGGATCTCATACCAGCGTTAGCGGACCGGCAGCCGGTTTGACTGCTGTGGTAGCGGCGCAGATTGCCGGGCTGGGATCGTTCAACGCCTTTCTGCTAGCCGTCGTCGTGGGCGGTGTTATTCAGATTGGGCTGGGGATTGCCCGCGCGGGTGCCCTTTCCGCGTTCTTTCCCTCCAGCGTGATCAAGGGATTGTTAGCGGCCATCGGCGTGATCCTGATCCTCAAGCAAATTCCACACTTGTTGGGCCATGATTCGGATCCCGACGGTGAAATGTCTTTTGCCCAGCCCGATGAGCACAATACCTTCTCCGAAATTGGAACGTTGTTTACGGGTGATTTGCATATTGGCGCCACCATTATCGGTCTCGCGTCGATCGCTCTGCTGCTCGCTTGGGGGCGATTCACCATCTTCAAGAAATCGAATATTCCCGCGCCTCTGGTCGTGGTCATCTTCGGAGTCGGTTTGCAGATGCTGTTCTCTCGCTTGGGGGGCGTATGGTCGGTCGATGCCGGACACTTGGTGCAGATTCCTGTGGCGGAGAGTTTCAGGGAGCTGACCGGATTTTTGCAGTTTCCAGATTTTCGAGAGATTCTTAACCCGGCAATTTATGTGGCCGGCGTGACAATTGCGGTCGTTGCCTCGTTGGAGACGCTGCTCAACCTGGAAGCTGCTGACAAGATCGATACCCGCCGCCGCAATTCGCCTCCCAACCGAGAGTTGTTGGCACAGGGATGCGGTAATGTTGTGGCCGGTCTGGTCGGAGGGATTCCGGTTACTTCGGTAATCGTACGTAGCTCAGTGAATGTGAATTCAGGGGCCAATTCGAAGCTGTCTGCGATTATGCATGGCATCTTCTTGCTGATCTGCGTGGTGATGTTCCCGGTCTATCTCAACTTGATTCCGCTGTCGGCGTTGGCCGCAATTCTGCTGGTTACTGGATTCAAGTTAGCAAGTCCCAAATTGTTCAGCCAAATGTGGGCCGAAGGACGTTACCAATTCGTACCCTTCATTGTCACACTGGTTTCGATCGTATTCACCGATTTGCTCATCGGAATCGTGATTGGTTTGATCGTCAGTGTGTTGTTCATTCTCAACAGTAACTTGAGGCACCCTCTGCGTCGCATCGTCGAGAAGCATGCGTCGGGCGAAGTGATACGAGTAGAACTCTCCAATCAGGTCAGCTTCCTGAATCGTGGTGCACTCGACAAACTGCTCAGTTCGGCCGAGCCTGGTACTCAACTGCTGATCGATGCAACGCATTCGGACTATATTGATCCCGATGTCCTGAGTCTGATTCGGGATTACAAAGAGAACGCTGGCCCGGCTCGACGCGTTTCGGTTAGCTTGCGTGGTTTCCGAGACAAGTACAAGCTGAATGATGAGCTCCAGTTTGCAGACTATTCAACGCGTGAGTTGCAAGATCGGGTAACACCTCAGCAAGTCTTAGAGATTTTGCGTGCCGGGAACGATCGATTCCACACGGATAGTCGGCTATCACGCGATCTCGGGAGCCAAGTTGGCGCTACTGCTGCAGGACAAAATCCATTGGCGGTGGTACTCAGTTGTATCGATTCTCGCGTACCGGTGGAGCTCGTCTTCGACCTTGGCATCGGTGATGTGTTTAGCGTCCGCGTAGCGGGAAATGTGATTGGTACCAAGTCGTTGGGCAGTATCGAGTACGGAGTGACCGTAGCTGGTGCTAAACTGGTGGTCGTGCTCGGGCACACACGCTGCGGTGCCGTCACTTCGGCAGTGCACCTACTGGCCGATCCTACCTCCAGCATCCCCGAAGGTTGTCAAAACCTCCACTCAATCGTTGACGAAATTAATCATTCGGTAAGCGTCGATGAGTGTGAACATGCGACTCAATTGTCTGAGTCTGAATGCGAGTCGTTTGTGGATGAGGTGGCCCGACGCAACATCCAGCGGATTGTCGAGCAAATTACGCAGCGCAGCGCAGCCATGCAAACTGCTGTTGACTCCGGCAAGGTGCTAATTGTGGGAGCTCTGTACGATGTGAAGACCGGAAAAATTGACTTCCTCGCCAATGATCCGCCGGCGGAGTCCAAGGCCGAAAGAACTCTCACGAGCTAG
- a CDS encoding sensor histidine kinase: MRLHNKITFATAATSLLLLSLGVSGAWYVLRLQHSNSMVLDVDVNSIRAAERLEMIVREMRHELDRFLRTEELAHLQHARNERPQLDEWLRQSQGLSLSEKEKRIVQETQRGLSTFFAELDRIAEQAATTKTEEDFQLLKTRVEQLDSEILTPKVLSAADDYLALNELELQESNRQNKAMAERLALALLLLGTCGAIAGLVAGYGVARGISRSIFQLSVPIRDVAGKLDEVVGPVAISTDPSVADLESVLQNVSSKVGAVVEQLHARHREIIRSDQLAAVGQLAAGLAHEIRNPLMCMKTLVQSSRRKGEAGTLTAHDLTIIDEEISRLENLMQAFLDFARPAKLEPQVVDVGQIIMQTVDLVSKRAEMRHIALGHNLGGTEVQSTGTPGQGLDTPLPSHILGLAPTLNVLGDATQLRQVLLNLLLNALDAVENGGRIWIEAVSETASPKKLPALVTPAWNNSQATLCLRITDNGRGLPAEGRERIYEPFYSTKETGLGLGLPISKRIIETHHGHLEAKDRPSGGAIFEIRLPLHRVTPSPLGEVSIQRSR; the protein is encoded by the coding sequence ATGCGGCTGCACAATAAAATAACTTTTGCGACGGCGGCAACCAGCCTTTTGCTGCTCAGCCTGGGGGTTTCCGGGGCGTGGTATGTGTTGCGATTGCAACATAGCAATTCCATGGTGCTCGACGTTGACGTCAACAGCATTCGCGCTGCGGAGCGTCTGGAGATGATCGTTCGAGAAATGCGCCACGAACTCGATCGCTTCCTCCGAACTGAAGAGCTCGCGCACCTCCAACATGCGAGAAATGAACGTCCGCAATTGGACGAATGGCTACGCCAGTCTCAAGGACTCTCATTATCTGAAAAGGAAAAGCGAATCGTCCAGGAAACTCAGAGGGGGTTGAGCACTTTTTTTGCGGAACTGGACAGAATCGCTGAGCAGGCTGCCACAACGAAAACCGAAGAGGATTTCCAGCTCCTCAAGACAAGGGTGGAGCAACTCGATAGCGAGATACTGACGCCCAAAGTGCTGTCGGCCGCGGATGACTACCTAGCCCTCAACGAGCTGGAATTGCAGGAGAGCAACCGCCAGAACAAGGCGATGGCCGAACGACTGGCGCTGGCCTTGCTGCTCCTCGGTACCTGCGGGGCGATCGCGGGACTCGTGGCCGGATACGGCGTGGCACGTGGTATCAGCCGCTCCATTTTTCAATTGAGTGTCCCCATTCGTGATGTTGCCGGCAAGCTGGACGAAGTGGTTGGACCGGTGGCGATATCCACCGATCCGAGCGTGGCTGATTTGGAGAGCGTGCTGCAGAACGTCTCCTCCAAAGTGGGTGCCGTTGTAGAACAACTCCACGCCCGCCATCGAGAAATCATTCGCTCGGATCAATTGGCCGCTGTCGGACAACTCGCAGCAGGCCTCGCCCACGAGATTCGAAACCCGCTGATGTGCATGAAGACCTTGGTGCAGTCCTCTCGGCGGAAAGGAGAAGCCGGGACGCTCACGGCACACGACTTGACCATCATTGATGAAGAAATATCGAGACTCGAAAACTTGATGCAGGCCTTTCTCGATTTTGCGCGACCAGCCAAACTTGAACCTCAGGTTGTCGACGTTGGGCAGATCATCATGCAAACAGTCGACCTCGTCTCCAAGCGTGCTGAAATGCGGCACATTGCGCTCGGCCATAACCTGGGCGGCACGGAGGTCCAAAGTACCGGCACGCCCGGACAAGGCCTTGACACCCCGCTACCCTCACACATTCTAGGCCTCGCCCCCACGTTGAATGTGCTGGGTGACGCCACGCAACTGCGACAGGTCCTACTCAACCTGTTGCTCAATGCGTTGGACGCAGTTGAGAATGGAGGCCGCATTTGGATCGAAGCCGTTTCCGAAACGGCGTCTCCCAAGAAGCTGCCCGCCTTGGTAACACCAGCTTGGAACAACTCCCAAGCAACGCTATGTTTGAGGATTACGGACAACGGTCGCGGGCTGCCCGCCGAAGGTCGGGAGCGCATCTACGAACCCTTCTACAGCACCAAAGAAACGGGGCTCGGATTGGGACTGCCCATTTCCAAGCGGATCATTGAGACCCACCACGGGCACCTGGAAGCTAAAGATCGACCGAGTGGCGGTGCTATTTTTGAAATTCGCTTGCCACTTCACCGCGTGACGCCTAGCCCCCTAGGCGAGGTTTCCATACAGCGCAGTAGATAG